In Streptomyces pluripotens, the genomic window TTGGGCCCTGGGACCCTCCGGGGATCGGTGTGTGGAGTCTTACGTTTGCCGAATCCGAAGCGAAGCCGGAGGGGAGCACGATGAGCGATCTGCTGCTGAAAACGGCCGTGGCGGCCAAGGTGCACATGAGCAGTTGGAAGGGCACGACGGTCGCGGCTATGCGGCGCCGCGCCGGCGACCGAGGACAGACCGCGGTCGAGTACCTCGGAATCATCGCTGTGGTGGTGGCGATTGTTTTGGCGATCACAGGCACGGATGTCGGCAAGGCGATCCTCGACAAGATCAAGGCCAAGATCACGGAGATCACCTGAGCGTTCGGCGTGTGCACGGTGATTCTGGGCAGGCCTTCCCCATCTACATCACGGTGGTGGCGGGTCTGCTCTTTCTTGCGCTCGTCTACCTTGCAGTCGGTCAGGCTGCGGTGAACCGAAGCGGCGCGCAGACAGCAGCCGATGCGGCAGCGCTGGCGGCGGCTCAGAGCCGCCGCGACCATCTGGCGGGATTGTGGCTCCAGAGCCTCAAAGATCCGGCTGGCTGGGAGGACGTCTTCGACGGCAAAGTCGACCACAGTTCGTCATGCTGGAGGGCTGACCAACTCGCCGCCCAGAATGACGGACACGTGCAGATGTGCGATGACTCAGAGCCGTTGAGAGTCAGGGTCGAGGTCCAGACGAACAAGCCCGTTGGAGACTCCGTTGTCCCCGGAACGAAGGACATCAGATCGACCAAGTCCGCCACTGCTGTGATCGAACCGCTCTGCACATTCGATGTCCCTGGCAACCGCAATGAGGACGCGCCGCTGCCTGAGCTCACATGCAACGGCAGGGTTTGGGCACCGAACCCCGAGGACTCCGGAAACTTGCCGGGACCTGACGACCTCTTCGATGTCCACCTGGCCGGATGACGAGCGGATGACGATGAAGAAGGAAAGCAGAGCGATGAGCATGTGGTTCACTGCGGGGGCTCGCAGAGGAATTGCCGCAACGGCCGTTGCTGTCGGTTTGACCGTCGGTGTGGCCGGTTGTGGTGGTGGGGGCAGCGGCGGTAAGAAGTCGGGCACCTCAGCATCCGTCCCCGGGCATAGGCATGGTGGTTCGGCCGTGAGCCCTCAGGAGGGTGAGTCCGCGGAGCCGCTGGCTGAACTCCGGGGCCCAGATGGACTGACGCTGAAGATTACGTCGGCTCGGCGTGATTCCGGAGGGTTTGTAACCGTCAATGCGCTACTCAAGAACGACGGCGGTAAGGACGCGGTCCTCTCGTCACAGCTGACTGGCAACGAGACCGAGATCATGAGGAACGGGCAGTCCTTCGGCGGGGCCACACTTGTGGACGTGAAGGGGAGGAAGCGCTACTACGTGTTGAGGGACACTGATGGCCGCCCTCTGACCACGACAGGCGTTCAGACGGTCAAGTCTGGCGACACGGTCCCCGTCTTCATGCAGTTCCCGGCCCCTCCGGCTAGTACCAGCGCGGTCTCCTTCCAACTGCCCACGTTCTCCAGCGCCACCATCCAGATCTCCGGGTGAGGCCGACGTGACCACCACACCCCGTTTTGCCCTCACCTTCTCGGCAGTTGCCCTCCTCCTCGCGGTCGATCTGTGCGGAGCGATCCCGGCGAGCGCCGATGACACGGGTCCCAGCCAGCCCCCCGGAACGGAGCCCTCCGCCACGGCGCCGGTGAAGATCGACCCCACCGACCCAGATCTGAAGCTTCCCGAGGGGGCGACCCTGGCCGCCCCCAAGGTGCTGGACATCAAGTCGGTCGTGGAGGACCAGAGCGGGGACGAGCGCCGCGAAGACACCAACGCCGACGTGACCTTCGCGCTGCAGGCCGAGGTGCTGTTCGGCAAGGACAGTGCCAAACTCGGCGCGGCGGCGAAAACCCGCATCGGGGCCATTGCCGCGGAGATCAAGAAGCAGAACGCGACCCAGGTCCGTGTCTTCGGCTTCACCGACAACCTCGGCTCCTCCGCCCATGGCGACGTCCTGTCCAAACAGCGTGCCAACGCCGTCCAGGCCGTTCTGGACCAGGACCTGAACGACCCGGACATCACCTTCGACGTGCGCGGCTACGGCGAGCAGTACCCGATCGCCGACAACTCGAATGAGGCGGGGCGGAAGAAGAATCGACGGGTCGAGGTCTCCTTCCCCCGTACGCAGGAGTGAGGCGGCGGCTCGGCGCATGAGTCAGTTGCCTGACTGAGGAGGGGCATGTGCGCCCAACCGGAGCTGTCTATAGTCAGTGAGGTGACCAACTCAGTGGATCGGCGGGCGCAGGCTTCACAGAAACGCCGGCGTCTCACGGCGGCGGCGGCCCGGGTTCTGCACCAGCAGGGGGTCGAACGCACCACCCTCGCTGACATTGCGCGTGCGGCCGACGTCCCGGTCGGGAACGTCTACTACTACTTCAAGACCAAGGACGAACTGGTCCGGGCCGCACTGTCCGAGCACAGCGCGCATCTGGACGAGCTCACCGGCCGGTTGGAACTGCTGTCCGATCCGCGAGACCGCCTCAAGGGGCTGATCGAAGAGTGGATCGGCCAGCGTGACGTGACCGCCCGTCACGGATGTCCCACGGGCACGCTGGCCGTTGAACTCGACAAGCGCGCGGACGGCGCCCTAGACGCGGAAGTCGGCGCGGTGGTCCGGCGACTGCTGGACTGGGTCGGACATCAGTTCCGTGAGCTGGGCCAGTCTGACCCGGACGACTTGGCCCTCACTCTCGTCTCCACCTACCAGGGCATGTCACTCCTGGCGAACGCCCTGCGCGATCCGGACGTCATGAGCCGTGAAGGAGGGCGCCTGCTGCGCTGGCTCGATTCCCTCCAGAGTCCGAACGAACGGTACTGACCCGGTCACGACGGCTGGCCGTTCCCGTCCCGGTCTCCCTCCCTGCATCCCCTCGTTTCCGCCGCCGTGGCTCTCCCCGCGCTTCGTCCCGTGGCGTCATCCCGCACCTCGTCCGTTTCCCGTACTCCTTGCCCCACCTCTACCCGCATTCCCGTCCTCAGTGCCCACCGGGCCATGGCGCCTGCCTCAGCTTCCAGTACGTGGCGTGCCCGCAGCCGGGGCCGGCCCAGGCGTCCCGGCCGCATCGTGTGGACGGCGACGACGGTCAGCCGGCGGTCCAGATAGGCGACATCGATGGGCATGCTCATTCCAAACGTGTGCACCCCGCTCGCTGGTGAGAGCAGCATCGCCCCGTCGATCGTCTCCCGGCCCAGCAGACCCTTCGTACGGGCCCGGTAGGAAACCGAGATCTCCAGGGGGACGGTGATCACCCGTTCCCCCGAACGCTTCCGCACGATCAGTTGGCCCCGCCCGTCGCGCCAGCGCCGTCGCCGTCCCATGCCCGTCTACCCGTCCTCCCCGCGTGTTGCCACCTCAACACGCCCCGGTCGTGTATGCGTTGTCCCCTTCCGTACTCCCCACCAGGAAGGCCGGTATGACTCGACTCCGAGGATTCGACTCCACAAGACCGCGACGTACACGTCACCATCGGTGTGAGGCCCCGCGGGGCGAGGAGCGTGCGCGGTGCGTTCCCCTCCTCCCTCCCGTTCTCGCACCCTCTCGTTCTCGTGTCCTCCCGTCCTCGTGCCCTGCTCCCGGTGTGGCCGGTCGTGGCGCCGGAAAAGGAGCTGGATCCGCCGGAATGCCCTGCGACCATGGCCGCTATGGCAGGAAACCGTTCATTTGAAGATCTCGTAGCCGAGGCCGTCGCCGTCTCCACCGAGGGGTGGGACTTCTCGTGGTTCGAGGGGCGGGCCACCGAGGCGCGGCCCTCTTGGGGGTACGCGCGGTCGGCGGGGGAACGGCTGGCCGGTGCCCAGGCCGCACTCGATATCCAGACCGGCGGTGGTGAGGTGCTGGACTTCATGCTGAGCGTGGCCGAGCCAGCCCGGCCGGCGCTGGTCGCCGCCACGGAGGGATGGTCGCCGAACGTGGCCAGGGCCACCGCCTTGCTGCGGCCCCGCGGCGTGGTGGTCGTCGCCGCCCCTGACGACGAGCCGCTGCCGTTTGCCGACCAGGCGTTCGACCTGGTGCTCAGCCGGCACCCGGTGCTGCCGTACTGGGATGAGATCGCCCGGGTGCTACGGCCGGGTGGCAGGTACTTCGCCCAGCACGTGGGGCCCGCCAGTGTGTTCGAGTTGGTCGAGTACTTCCTCGGGCCGCAGACGGAGGAAGTGCGCGATGCCCGCGACCCCGGGCGCGAACGGGCCGATGCCGAGGCGGCAGGCCTGGAGGTGGCCGTCCTGCGGGCGGAGCGGCTGCGGATGGAGTTCCACGACATCGCCGCGGTCGTCCACTTCCTACGCAAGGTGGTCTGGATGGTCCCCGGTTTCACGGTGGAGGCGTACGAGCCCCAACTGCGTGCGTTGCATGAGCGGATTGTGCGGGAGGGTCCGTTCGTTGCGCACAGCACCCGGCACCTCTTCGACGCCCGAAAGACGGCCGGATGAACGCAGCGCGGGACGGCGCACCCGGCGAGTGCCACCCGGTCGGGTGGTGATCAGGACGGCTGGCGAACAGGACGGGTGGTGAACAGGGCGCAACGGGGGAAAAGGGCCACGTGTTCATCAGGGCTCCGCCCATGGTTCTCACATCGTTATCGGATGAGGTTCACATCCGCCTCATCCGTCACGTAGGTTCAGACCAAGGTAATTCGCGCCAGCAAAGCAGCGCGGGCGGCACCGCGCAGTGGAGGGGGCTGTGCGGTGCCGTGGAGCCCGGTGGTGCACCTTTGCCGCCGTAGCGGAATCGTCAAGTCCCCGTTCGCTGGCGGGGTCACCCCTGAGCGGGACCCTCGGGCGACTCGCCGATACGTCCCCAAGATGGCGCAAATCCTCCGCCCCGCTTCCGGGCGCCTTCGAATCTTTGTGAATGTCTTCGTGTTGGGTCGCATTTGATCGCGCCCGACCGTATCTACCTGAGATTCCGCTGTGAATCAGCCATGAAGTGACCCGGAATCCGGTCTTCCGTGCCCCTCGAGGCGTCGCCGGGTGATTTCGGAGAGTAGTTGTGTCGCGCCGATGCACCCACCATCCCTTACGAAGGGTTATGGTGGAAACCCCCCCTCGGGCCGGTCCGTCTCCCCCCCACGGACCGGCCCGTTTTCTTACCCCCCGGACGTCGGGAACCTCGCGGCGGCGCTGGCGCCCCAACTGCCGCAATCCGGGCCCCGAGCCACTGCCGGGACCCCGTCTGGGGGTAGGCTCTGACCGCGGTGACCGTACCCGCGCCACAACCTCCGGAGGGCCCGTGAACCTGCGTGACAAGCTGCGCGGCCTGCTCGTCAGGCTCTACGCGCGCCGGGTGGAAGGCCACCTGGACCACGCTCAGGTGCCCAAGCACATCGGCGTCATCATGGACGGCAACCGCCGCTGGGCGAAGGCCTCCGGATCCACCGCCGTCCACGGGCATCGAGCCGGTGCCGACAAGATCGGGGAATTCCTCGGCTGGTGCACCGAGACCGACGTCGAGGTCGTCACCCTGTGGCTGCTGTCCACGGACAACTTCGACCGCCCTCAGGAGGAACTCGGTCCGCTGCTCGGCATCATCGAGGACGTCGTCCACACCCTCGCCGTCGACGGTCGTTGGCGGGTGCACCACGTGGGCACGACCGATCTGCTGCCCTCCCAGATGCAGACGGCGCTGAAGGAGGCCGAGGAGGCCACCGCACACATCGACGGGATAGTCGTCAACGTGGCCATCGGCTACGGCGGTCGGCAGGAGATCGCCGATGCCGTGCGCTCCATGCTGTTCGATGCCCATGACAAGGGCGTGTCGATGGAGGACCTCGCTGAGTCCGTCGACATCGACATGATCGGCCGTCACCTCTACACCGGTGACCAGCCCGACCCGGACCTGGTGATCCGTACCAGCGGTGAACAGAGGTTGTCCGGATTCATGCTCTGGCAGACCGCACACTCCGAGTACTACTTCTGCGAGGTCTTCTGGCCGGCCTTCCGCAAGGTCGACTTCCTGCGCGCGCTGCGCGACTATGCGGCACGTCACCGCCGCTACGGCGGCTGACCCAGCCGTACCACCGCCTCGTCCACCACGGTGGCGGGCGTTGCTCCGCACCCCGGTTCCGGGGGACGTCACAAGGAGTTCATCAGCGCGCCGTTGGCCGTATTTGCATGGCGGCGCGCGTTCGAGGGCATAAGCCAAGCAGGTCGACGCCCGAACCACGGGTGTCGGATCTCAGCGGGCGGCACGGGGCCGTCCGCCCGGGAGGCCCGTTGCACCAGCCCGACCGTGCGGTCACTGCACCGAAGCAGCCGAGGAGGGCCGGCTCCCGGCCCGCCGCACGCGGGGGCCAGGGATCGGTCGCACTGCTCCCACCCTCCCGGCCCGGCTTCCACTCCGTCGCTCCCCGACCTCATCCGAGGGGGTACGTCCTTCCGTGGTGACCAGTGCAAAGCGCCACAAGCCAGACCGGCGCACCTATGTTCTCGACACCAGCGTCCTGCTGGCCGATCCGAACGCCCTGATCCGCTTCGACGAGCACGAGGTCGTGCTCCCCGTGGTCGTGGTCACGGAACTGGAGGCCAAGCGGCACCATCCCGAACTCGGCTACTTCGCCCGCCAGGCGCTGCGCCTGTTGGACGACTACCGGGTGAAGCATGGTCGCCTCGACGCCCCCATCCCGATCGGGGAACTGGGCGGAACGATCCGCGTCGAGCTCAACCACTCGGACCCCAGCGTGCTGCCCACCGGCTATCGCCTGGGGGACAACGACTCCCGCATCCTCGCGGTGGCCCGCAACCTCCAGGCCGAGGGGTTCGACGTCACCGTCGTATCGAAGGACCTGCCCCTGAGGATCAAGGCCTCCTCCGTGGGCCTCCTCGCCGAGGAGTACCGGGCCGAGCTCGCCATCACGGAGAACTCCGGTTGGACCGGGATGAGCGAACTCACCCTTCCGGGTGAACAGGTGGACATCCTCTTCGAGGAAGGGCACGTGTACGTCCCGGAGGCCTCCAGCCTCCCCGTGCACACGGGCCTGACCATCCAGTCCGAGCGCGGCAAGGCGCTCGGCCGGGTCACCGTCGAGGGCAACGTCCGCTTGGTGCGTGGTGACCGGGAGGCGTTCGGCATCAAGGGCCGAAGCGCCGAGCAGCGCATCGCGCTCGACCTGCTACTGGATCCGGACGTCGGCATCGTCTCGATGGGCGGTCGGGCAGGCACCGGCAAGTCGGCGCTGGCTCTGTGCGCCGGCCTGGAGGCGGTCTTGGAGCGTCGCCAGCACCAGAAGGTGATGGTCTTCCGTCCGCTGTACGCCGTCGGCGGGCAGGAGCTGGGCTATCTGCCGGGCACCGAGGCGGAGAAGATGAGCCCGTGGGCGCAGGCCGTCTTCGACACGCTGTCCGCCGTCACCAGCCGCGAGGTCATCGAGGAGGTCACCGCGCGCGGGATGCTTGAGGTGCTCCCGCTCACCCACATCCGTGGCCGTTCGCTGCATGACGCCTTCGTGATCGTGGACGAGGCACAGTCCCTCGAACGGAACGTCCTGCTGACGGTGCTGTCCCGAATCGGCGCGAATTCACGGGTGGTTCTGACCCATGACGTGGCACAACGGGACAACCTGCGTGTCGGTCGCTATGACGGGGTGGTCGCCGTGGTGGAGAAGCTCAAAGGGCATCCGCTCTTCGCGCACGTCACGCTGACCCGGTCCGAGAGGTCCCGGATCGCTGCCCTTGTGACCGAAATGCTCGAAGAGGGTCACATCTGAGGCGATCCAGTCCAGTTGGCGCCGCCCGCAAAGGCACGTGAGCCTAGCTGGGCGGCGCCTTCGTGCGTGGGGATTTCCGGAAACCCCCAGGGCCAAACGGGATGTGAGCTTTCACACGTAACGCAGAATTGCCACCCGGCGCCTGGTTACGGCAGAGTCTCAGTTCTGTCAGGCCCCGCATACGACACAGCCGTATCCCCCTGGGGGTGCCCCTCGCACCCTTGAGGTAGTGGGGAGGTGCGGCACCGCACCAGAAGCACCAACTCCATAGGGTTCGTCGTATGCCGCCCGAGCTTCACGCGGCGCTCCCTCCGAGGGAGTTGCCCACCGGGCCCGTGCCTCCCGTGACCCCGCAGTTGGGAGGCCAGTGTCAGGGGCACGATTGCGTCCGCCAGGGTCACCGAAGCGGGCGATGCTGGAAGGAAACCGTGTGAGCCGGATTTCGGTCCGGGGATTCGCAGTGGCCTCCGCCACCGCGGTCACCGCCGTCGGAAGCGTCGTCGGAGTTGCCTCTGGCAGCGTCGCGCAGAACAACGACGCCGAGCCGACGGCAGCCGACGCCACGCTCCTCGCAGACATACCCTCAGGTCAGCAGGCGCAGGTTCAGTCCGCGACTCTGACGCAGCAGGCCGACGCACAGGCCATCGCCGCCGACGCGAGCGCCAAGAAGGACGCCGAGGAAACGGCCCGCAAGGCCGCGGCCGAGACCGCGATCGCCAAGAAGGCCGCCGCCGAGAAGGCCGCTGCCGAGAAGGCCGCTGCCGAGAAGGCCGCCAAGGAGCGCGCCGAGGCCAAGGCCGCGGCCAGCCGCGACGCCGCCCGCGACTCCTCCAGCTTCCCCGTCCAGAGCAGCTACACCGTCGCGCAGATCCAGGCGATGGCGCGCCAGATGGTGCCCGCCAGCCAGTTCCAGTGCTTCAGCAACATCGTGAACCACGAGTCGAGCTGGAACATGCACGCGGTCAACGCCTCCTCCGGCGCCTACGGCCTCTTCCAAGCCCTGCCCGCCTCCAAGATGTCCACCGCCGGCGCCGACTGGCGGACCAACCCGGCCACCCAGATCAAGTGGGGCCTGGGCTACATGAACGGCCGCTATGGCAGCCCCTGCCAGGCCTGGACCTTCTGGCAGGCCAACCACTACTACTAGGCCGCCGGTCTCCCGCTCAACCTTGCGTAGCCCCTCCCCGTCCTAGGGGGAGGGGCTTTTGCCCTGTACGGTCTATCCGGACAACTCCAGGGGGGAGTGGTGGCGAGCACCCGGGGACGCGGGGGAAGAGGACGGATCATGTCGCGAGTGCCAGGGTGGCTTGGTCGGCTCGGGGCCGGTCTCACCGAGGTGAGCGAGCGCCTGGACGAGCGCCGCGCCGAGGTGGAGAAGGAGCACGCCCTGACCGAACCGCCCGACGTGCCTCCCCCCAGCGATCCCACCCCGCGTGCCGTCCCGCTCGCCGCCCCGGCGCCCGGTCCCCGCCCCGACCCCTCCGAGGCCGTGCCCTGGGGCGTACGGGTCGCGGCCGAGGCCGGCTGGCGCCTGCTCGTGCTGGCCGGCACCGTGTGGGTGCTGATGCGGGTCATCAGCGCGGTCCAACTGGTGGTCTTCGCGTTCGTCATCGCGCTGCTGATCACCGCGCTGCTGCAGCCGACGGTCGCCCGGCTGCAGCGCCGCGGGGTACCGCGCGGCCCTGCCACCGCGCTGACCGCCATCCTCGGCTTTGTCGTCATGGGCCTAATGGGGTGGTTCGTGACCTGGCAGGTCATGGAGAACATCGACACGCTCTCCAGCCAGATCCAGAGCGGCATCGACGATCTGCGCAACTGGTTGCTGAGGAGCCCCTTCCACGTCACCGACAAGCAGATCAACCAGATCGCCAAGAACCTCCGTGAGGCGATCGGCGCCAATGCCGACCAGATAACGTCCGCGGGTCTGGAGGGCGTCCAGGTCATCGTCGAGGCCCTCACCGGCATTCTGCTGGTGTTCTTCTCCACGCTCTTCCTGCTCTACGACGGCGAGCGCATCTGGCGGTGGTTCCTGAAACTGGTGCCCTCCGCCGCCCGCCCCGGGGTGGCCGGTGCCGGCCCGCGTGCCTGGCGCACCCTGACCGCCTACGTCCGCGGCACGGTCCTGGTCGCCCTGATCGACGCGACCTTCATCGGTATCGGCATCTACTTCCTGAACGTGCCGATGGCCGTTCCGCTGGCCGTCTTCATCTTCCTGTTCTCTTTCATCCCCCTCGTCGGAGCCGTCGCCTCCGGTGCGCTCGCGGTGATCGTGGCGCTGGTCACCCAGGGCGTCTTCACAGCGGTCATGACCCTGGCGGTCGTCCTCGCGGTCCAGCAGATCGAGGGCCACATCCTGCAGCCCTTCATCCTCGGCCGCGCGGTCCGCGTCCACCCGTTGGCGGTCGTCCTGACGGTGGCGACCGGGGGCATGGTGGCCGGCATCGGCGGCGCGGTCGTGGCTGTGCCTCTGGTCGCGGTGACGAACACGGTGGTCGGCTATCTGCGCACGTACTCCCAGGAGGCGGCCCCGGACCCGACTCCGTCCACGGCGGTATCCGGCACCACGGACACGACCTCCGCGGAGCCGGTGGGGCCAGCGGGACCACCGGAGGGCGCGGAACCGGAGGTCCAGGTCTGATTCAGGACCTACCCACGGGTTGCCGCTTTGCCGGAACTGCCACACCGCGCACCACAGGCTTTCCGCGGCGCCCCGTGCCTGGCCAAGCGGTTCCCCGCACCTCGGGGCGCTGTGGGACCGCGGTGGACGTCGCCCGGCCCCCTCAGCTGGCCGGCCCCTCGACGTTGAACGTCGAGGGCCCCTTGCCGACGCGGAGTACCAGGGCTTCGGCGGGCTCCGCCGAAGGGTTGCCCTCCCGGTGCACCGTGTCACGAGGTACCCGGATGAAGTCTCCGGGACGACCGGTCACGCTGTCGGCGCCCCCCGCGCCGAAGTCGATCTTTACGCGACCGGACAGGACGTACACCACCGTGTCGTAGTCGCCGTGGTGGTGCCAGCCCGAGACCATGCCTGGAGCGGTGCGGATCAGCCCCGACCACATGTCCTGCGTGGCGAAGGCCTCCTGCCGTTCCATTCCCGGTGTCGGAGGACCCGGCCTGCGTTCGCTGGGACCGACCACCGTGACCCGACCCGGTTGACCCGACTGAGTGCCCATGGCGACCTCCCTCGATCAGGTTCCCATCTCCCAGCCTAGAACCGGAGAAGGCGACGGCCCCTGCCCACCGGTGGGCGGACAGGGGCCGTTTTGCGCAGGGGCGGTTCACTCAGCCGGATCGGCCAGCACCGCTTCCGCGTCGAGGGTGACGCCGACTGCCTGAACCACGGACGCGATCTTGAACGCTTCCTGGACGACCTCACGGTCGACGCCGGCCTTGCGCAGTACCTGCTCGTGCGAGTCCAGGCACATGCCACAGCCGTTGATCGCGGACACCGCGAAGGACCACAGCTCGAAGTCGACCTTCTCCACGCCGGGGTTGCCGATGACGTTCATCCGCAGGCCCGCGCGCAGGGTGCCGTACTCGTGGTCGGACAGCAGGTGCCGGGTGCGGTAGAAGACGTTGTTCATCGCCATGACCGCGGCGGCGGCCTTCGCAGCCGTGTACGCCTCCGGCTTGAGGTTCGCCTTCGCCTCGGGCTCCAGTTCGCGTAGCACGATCGGGGAACGGGAGGCGATGGCGGTCGCCAGCACCGTGCCCCACAACTGCTGCTCCGGCAGCTCCGAGTTGCCGATGACCGAGCCCAGGTTGAGCTTCAGGTCCTTGGCGTAGTCCGGTATGCGGGACTTCAGGGAGTCGAGCGACACGGGTCACTCACCAGCCAGCAGCGCGACCGGGTCGAGGGTCTGCTCGCCCTTGCTCCAGTTGCACGGGCACAGCTCGTCGGTCTGCAGGGCGTCCAGCACGCGCAGGACCTCCTTGGGGTTACGGCCGACGGAGCCCGCGGTGACCATCGTGAACTGGATCTCGCGGTTCGGGTCGACGATGAAGACGGCACGCTGCGCGAAGCCGTCCGCGCCCTCGATGCCGAGGTCGCGCATCAGCTCGTGCTTGGAGTCCGCCATCATCGGGAACGGCAGGTCGGTCAGGTCCGGGTGGTCCTTGCGCCAGGCGTGGTGGACGAACTCGGAGTCGCCGGAGAAACCGAGGATCTGGGCGTCGCGGTCGGCGAACTCGTCGTTCAGCTTCCCGAACGCGGCGATCTCGGTCGGGCAGACGAAGGTGAAGTCCTTCGGCCAGGCGAAGACGACCAGCCACTTGCCCTCGTAGGACTTGTGGTGGATCTGCTCGAACTCCTTGCCCTTCTCCAGCGAGACGCAGGAGGTCAGTTCGAACTCGGGGAACTTGTCACCGACAGTGAGCACACGCTCTCCTTGCAGCGAAGAAACTCCCCTTTTGAGGGAGTTTCCCATGGGTTGGACGTCGTTGATGTTGGCACAGGAGGCATTGATTAGGGAAATAGCTACAATCTGAGGCGTTGATCGGAGGCGGTTATCAGTGGTCATCAGTAACGGAAAGCGGAGGCAGCCGAGCCTCGCGCAGCTGCGTGCCTTCGCGGCCGTCGCCGAGCATCTGCACTTCCGGGACGCGGCGGCGGCCATCGGAATGAGTCAGCCCGCCCTGTCAGGCGCGGTATCGGCGCTGGAAGAGACCCTCGGCGTGACCCTCGTGGAGCGTACGACCCGCAAGGTGCTGCTCTCCCCTGCGGGGGAGCGGCTCGCCGCACGGGCGAAGGTGGTGCTGGAGGCCGTCGGAGCGTTGCTGGAGGAAGCCGAGGCGGTCCGGGCGCCCTTCACCGGGGCGCTGCGGCTCGGCGTGATCCCGACCGTAGCGCCGTACCTGCTGCCCACCGTGCTGCGGCTGGTGCACGAGCGGTACCCGCACCTTGATCTGCAGGTGCACGAGGAGCAGACCGCGAACCTGCTCGACGGGCTCCAATCCGGCCGCCTCGATCTGCTGCTGCTCGCCGTTCCCCTCGGTCTCCCCGGCGTGGTCGAACTCCCGCTCTTCGACGAGGACTTCGTGCTCGTCACCCCGCTCGATCACTGGCTCGGTGGGCGTGAGGGCATCCCTCGTGAAGCACTCAGGGAACTCAACCTGCTGCTCCTGGACGAGGGGCACTGCCTGCGCGACCAGGCCCTGGACATCTGCCGGGAGGCCGGACGGGGCGACGCCCCGGTGACCACGACGGCGGCCGGGCTCTCCACCCTGATCCAACTCGTTGCCGGCGGACTCGGCTGCACGCTCCTCCCGCGCACTGCGCTGAAGCTGGAGACGACCCGGAGCAGTCAGCTGCTGACCGGATGCTTCGCCGAACCCGCGCCGAGCCGGCGCATCGCCCTCGCCATGCGCTCCGGGGCGGCCCGCAGCGCCGAGTACCGGGAGCTGGCGACGGCTCTGCGGGAGGCGTTCCGACCGCTGCCGGTCCGGGTGCTCGACGCGGGCAGCTAAGTGCGCCAATCGATCAAAAGAGTGCTGAACAAAGCGCTTTGAAAGACCCGATACTCCAACTTCCATCAGTCGGGGACAGGTCGGAAATCCCCGGCGGAAATACCCCGTTGAGCTGATAAACATTCCCCCTCAGGGCGATGCATCAGGCGTCTGTGCGAAAAATCAAGGGGAGTGATGGACCAGGGTCGGCTCGCCCACGCGCTGACCGCGTGCGGGCACGAGGGATTCACCGGGGAGTTGCGGGTGCCGGGCAGCCCCGGCGGCGCCTTCCACCTACGCAACGGACTTGTCGTCGCGGTCGAGAGCCCCGGCTCTCCCGGCCCCGAGGCACTGCTGCTGCGGTCGGACCGCATCGACGGCGATCATTGGGCGGCGCTGGTACGCGAGTCCGGTGGAGAACGCTGGCCGGTCGCCGCATTGATCGCGCACGGCTATGCGGGGGCCGCCCAACTCCGGGTGGTGTGCCTGATGGCATTGCAGGATGCGGCCTTCGCCATCCTCGC contains:
- a CDS encoding AI-2E family transporter; amino-acid sequence: MSRVPGWLGRLGAGLTEVSERLDERRAEVEKEHALTEPPDVPPPSDPTPRAVPLAAPAPGPRPDPSEAVPWGVRVAAEAGWRLLVLAGTVWVLMRVISAVQLVVFAFVIALLITALLQPTVARLQRRGVPRGPATALTAILGFVVMGLMGWFVTWQVMENIDTLSSQIQSGIDDLRNWLLRSPFHVTDKQINQIAKNLREAIGANADQITSAGLEGVQVIVEALTGILLVFFSTLFLLYDGERIWRWFLKLVPSAARPGVAGAGPRAWRTLTAYVRGTVLVALIDATFIGIGIYFLNVPMAVPLAVFIFLFSFIPLVGAVASGALAVIVALVTQGVFTAVMTLAVVLAVQQIEGHILQPFILGRAVRVHPLAVVLTVATGGMVAGIGGAVVAVPLVAVTNTVVGYLRTYSQEAAPDPTPSTAVSGTTDTTSAEPVGPAGPPEGAEPEVQV
- a CDS encoding cupin domain-containing protein, whose translation is MGTQSGQPGRVTVVGPSERRPGPPTPGMERQEAFATQDMWSGLIRTAPGMVSGWHHHGDYDTVVYVLSGRVKIDFGAGGADSVTGRPGDFIRVPRDTVHREGNPSAEPAEALVLRVGKGPSTFNVEGPAS
- a CDS encoding alkyl hydroperoxide reductase produces the protein MSLDSLKSRIPDYAKDLKLNLGSVIGNSELPEQQLWGTVLATAIASRSPIVLRELEPEAKANLKPEAYTAAKAAAAVMAMNNVFYRTRHLLSDHEYGTLRAGLRMNVIGNPGVEKVDFELWSFAVSAINGCGMCLDSHEQVLRKAGVDREVVQEAFKIASVVQAVGVTLDAEAVLADPAE
- a CDS encoding peroxiredoxin; the protein is MLTVGDKFPEFELTSCVSLEKGKEFEQIHHKSYEGKWLVVFAWPKDFTFVCPTEIAAFGKLNDEFADRDAQILGFSGDSEFVHHAWRKDHPDLTDLPFPMMADSKHELMRDLGIEGADGFAQRAVFIVDPNREIQFTMVTAGSVGRNPKEVLRVLDALQTDELCPCNWSKGEQTLDPVALLAGE
- a CDS encoding LysR substrate-binding domain-containing protein, which encodes MSNGKRRQPSLAQLRAFAAVAEHLHFRDAAAAIGMSQPALSGAVSALEETLGVTLVERTTRKVLLSPAGERLAARAKVVLEAVGALLEEAEAVRAPFTGALRLGVIPTVAPYLLPTVLRLVHERYPHLDLQVHEEQTANLLDGLQSGRLDLLLLAVPLGLPGVVELPLFDEDFVLVTPLDHWLGGREGIPREALRELNLLLLDEGHCLRDQALDICREAGRGDAPVTTTAAGLSTLIQLVAGGLGCTLLPRTALKLETTRSSQLLTGCFAEPAPSRRIALAMRSGAARSAEYRELATALREAFRPLPVRVLDAGS